In a genomic window of Thermodesulfobium sp. 4217-1:
- a CDS encoding NADH-quinone oxidoreductase subunit M, translating into MNYPILSLTLLVPVIGAILILFMKNSTLIKSTAMVVALIDFFISLPLWFLFDKGSHAMQFVEIHPWIPLINAQYAVGVDGISVLFVLLSTIITVISISVSWKAINKKVKEFFIMILLMETSMIGVFVSLDLLLFYAFWEAMLVPMFLLIGVWGGPNRVYASIKFVLFTFAGSVLMLVSILVLYFTGGHTFNILELTKLNLPVNMQIFLFIAFTLAFAVKVPMFPLHTWLPDAHTEAPTAGSVILAGVLLKLGAYGFLRFSMPFFPEATMIFLGLLQVLSVVAIVYGAFVTLKQTDLKRLIAYSSVSHMGFITLGLFTLTQIGMLGGILQMINHGIVTGALFCLVGMIYERTHTRQISDYGGLKPTLPIFILFYTFFTLAAIGLPGTNSFMGEFLILCGAFLRYVPLGAFAVIGVLLGTTYMIWLYYRVAYGNLNEKIKDLIYDLGPREIITLIPLLLLVLYIGFQPDVFTSYMQASVSNLIATKFSSAMAVHTLPLVGWIR; encoded by the coding sequence ATGAACTATCCAATATTATCTCTTACTCTTTTAGTTCCTGTTATCGGCGCTATTCTTATACTTTTTATGAAAAACTCAACGCTCATAAAATCAACTGCGATGGTGGTGGCGCTGATAGACTTTTTCATCTCTCTCCCCCTTTGGTTCTTGTTTGACAAGGGGTCTCATGCTATGCAGTTTGTGGAGATTCATCCATGGATACCTCTTATAAATGCACAATATGCGGTGGGAGTTGATGGCATTTCTGTCCTGTTTGTGCTGCTGTCTACGATCATTACTGTCATAAGCATAAGCGTTTCATGGAAGGCGATAAACAAGAAGGTAAAAGAATTTTTTATAATGATACTACTTATGGAAACTTCTATGATTGGCGTTTTTGTGTCCCTTGATCTTTTACTTTTCTACGCTTTTTGGGAAGCTATGCTTGTTCCTATGTTCCTTCTTATAGGCGTCTGGGGTGGTCCAAATAGGGTGTATGCGTCTATAAAGTTTGTTTTGTTTACATTCGCTGGCTCTGTGTTGATGCTGGTGTCTATATTGGTGCTGTATTTTACAGGAGGTCATACTTTTAATATTCTTGAGCTAACAAAGCTCAATTTGCCAGTGAACATGCAAATATTTTTGTTCATTGCCTTTACCCTTGCTTTTGCGGTAAAGGTGCCAATGTTCCCCCTTCACACCTGGCTTCCTGATGCTCACACTGAGGCTCCCACAGCAGGCAGCGTTATACTTGCTGGGGTCTTGCTGAAGCTGGGCGCTTATGGCTTCTTGAGATTTTCTATGCCATTTTTTCCAGAGGCTACTATGATATTTTTAGGCCTCCTTCAGGTTCTTTCAGTGGTGGCCATTGTATACGGTGCATTTGTAACGTTAAAGCAGACAGACCTTAAAAGGCTTATTGCTTACTCATCGGTATCTCATATGGGGTTCATAACTCTGGGGCTGTTTACCCTTACCCAGATAGGGATGCTTGGCGGAATTTTACAGATGATCAATCACGGGATCGTAACTGGCGCCCTATTTTGTTTGGTTGGCATGATATACGAAAGAACGCATACCAGGCAGATTTCTGATTATGGCGGCCTGAAGCCTACCTTGCCTATATTTATTTTGTTTTATACCTTCTTTACCCTTGCTGCAATAGGACTTCCTGGGACGAACTCCTTTATGGGAGAGTTTCTGATTCTTTGCGGCGCATTCCTGAGATATGTTCCCCTGGGTGCCTTTGCTGTCATAGGCGTTCTTCTGGGCACCACCTATATGATATGGCTTTATTATAGGGTAGCGTATGGAAACTTAAATGAAAAAATTAAAGATTTGATATATGACCTGGGCCCAAGAGAGATAATTACTCTGATACCCCTTCTCTTATTGGTTCTATATATAGGATTTCAACCAGACGTGTTCACTTCCTATATGCAGGCTTCAGTGTCAAATTTGATTGCTACGAAGTTTAGTTCTGCTATGGCGGTTCACACTTTACCCTTAGTGGGGTGGATAAGATGA
- a CDS encoding Na(+)/H(+) antiporter subunit D: protein MTISFMPPFLIFLIGAFFALFLRGKVLKWWIIIVPALALVNAFILPKGFVYDIHFIGLDLVPIRIDQLSYVFGLIFCIISLLNSIYAYGLDDYRHHVAALLTEAAALGVVFAGDYFSLFFFWELKALSTSFLVAIGGREGSLKASFRYLLMHVTGGVFLLGGILLHFHQTGSIAFNYLGLTNLASLLILIGFGINAVFPLLHTWLTDAYPQASYAGTVVLSAFTTKSAVYTLARAFPGTEALIVVGVIMAAFPIFFAVIENDMRKVLSYSLINQVGFMVTGIGIGTELSLNGTVAHAFAHILYKALLFMSMGAVFKQTGKIKATELGGLFRTMPWTLTFCIVGAASISGVPLTSGFISKSMIVAASAHQGLTIVWFILLFASAGVFHHSGIKIPFFAFFSHDSGLRPKEAPFHMLLAMGIAAFLCIAIGVYPWALYSILPFPVHYVPYAPDHVMEMVELLGFSALAFTLLMLSGIYPPEMRAINLDFDWVYRRSLQLFMCFDRKVIVVFEDKIVNTAYEWLFLNPIMFFARFFKGVDTYVVDGTVNGSAKATYSVSKSLRKLQTGNLQDYMILFVIGILILACVIILLRGGI, encoded by the coding sequence ATGACGATTAGCTTCATGCCGCCATTTTTGATATTTCTTATTGGGGCATTTTTTGCGCTTTTTCTGAGAGGAAAGGTGCTAAAGTGGTGGATTATTATTGTCCCGGCATTAGCTCTCGTAAACGCTTTTATATTGCCAAAGGGCTTTGTTTACGATATCCACTTTATAGGGCTTGATCTTGTTCCAATAAGAATTGATCAGCTATCATACGTTTTTGGTTTGATATTTTGTATTATAAGCTTATTAAACTCTATTTATGCTTACGGACTCGATGACTATCGTCATCACGTAGCGGCGCTTTTGACAGAGGCAGCTGCTCTCGGGGTGGTATTTGCGGGAGATTATTTTTCCTTGTTTTTCTTTTGGGAGCTAAAGGCCCTGTCTACATCGTTTTTGGTGGCAATAGGCGGCAGAGAGGGATCTCTAAAGGCCTCATTTAGGTATCTCTTGATGCACGTTACTGGAGGCGTATTTTTGCTCGGCGGGATACTCCTTCATTTCCATCAAACGGGCTCAATAGCTTTTAACTATCTGGGGCTTACAAACTTGGCATCTTTGCTCATACTTATTGGGTTTGGCATAAATGCTGTATTTCCACTTCTTCACACCTGGCTTACTGATGCATATCCACAGGCGAGCTATGCTGGCACGGTAGTGCTTAGTGCTTTCACCACAAAGTCTGCAGTCTACACCCTTGCAAGAGCCTTCCCTGGCACGGAGGCATTGATAGTAGTTGGCGTTATAATGGCTGCTTTCCCAATATTCTTTGCTGTTATTGAAAACGATATGAGAAAGGTCCTTTCCTACTCTCTTATCAACCAGGTTGGGTTTATGGTAACGGGTATAGGGATAGGCACTGAACTTTCTCTAAATGGAACTGTGGCTCATGCGTTTGCCCACATACTGTATAAGGCGCTTCTCTTTATGTCTATGGGAGCAGTCTTTAAACAGACAGGCAAGATAAAAGCTACAGAATTGGGTGGTTTGTTTAGGACTATGCCGTGGACGCTGACTTTTTGTATTGTGGGCGCTGCGTCCATATCTGGTGTCCCATTAACAAGCGGCTTTATAAGTAAGTCTATGATCGTCGCAGCATCTGCGCATCAGGGTCTTACTATTGTATGGTTCATATTACTTTTTGCATCTGCTGGTGTCTTCCACCATTCAGGCATCAAGATTCCATTTTTTGCATTTTTCTCGCACGATTCAGGGCTCAGACCGAAAGAAGCTCCATTTCACATGCTCCTTGCTATGGGCATAGCTGCATTCCTTTGCATAGCAATAGGCGTTTATCCATGGGCTCTCTACTCTATACTGCCATTTCCCGTTCACTATGTTCCCTATGCGCCAGATCACGTTATGGAGATGGTAGAGCTCTTAGGTTTCTCTGCCCTTGCTTTTACCCTGCTGATGCTCTCAGGCATATATCCGCCTGAAATGAGGGCTATAAATCTCGATTTCGATTGGGTTTATAGAAGAAGTCTTCAGTTATTTATGTGTTTTGATAGAAAAGTAATTGTTGTATTTGAAGACAAGATTGTAAATACTGCATACGAATGGCTATTTTTAAATCCTATTATGTTTTTTGCAAGGTTTTTTAAGGGCGTTGATACCTATGTGGTTGATGGGACGGTCAATGGCAGCGCAAAAGCGACATATTCTGTGAGTAAATCCTTGAGAAAGCTTCAGACGGGCAATCTTCAGGATTATATGATCTTATTTGTAATAGGCATACTTATCCTTGCATGCGTAATTATACTGTTGAGAGGGGGGATTTAA
- a CDS encoding monovalent cation/H+ antiporter subunit D family protein → MEYLPLIIILTPLLAIPFIFYCGEKNRNLREFWSVLAGVIMFLLVLSLLPSVLQGKDYHITLFQLLPGISFSFRVDALGFLFAVGASFLWILTTFYSIGYMRGHKELNQTRYFSFFAVALSTTMGVAFSANLFSMFLFYEALTLATYPLVGHGTDDESKRGSRKYVIYLLGAAKLLLVAAIVITYNLAGTLEFHYGGIFPQAAIAQKFLLSILYLMFIYGFAKCAIMPLHGWLPAAMVAPTPVSALLHAVAVVKTGVFTVLRVTLFIFGAQTLTTLWGRDVAIFMAAFTITLASIIALTRDNLKARLAYSTISQLSYILLGAFMLTPSAIMGSIFHITTHAFAKITLFFCAGSIIVCSHKTEVSQLSGLAKRMPITMTAFFIGSLSMIGIPSSGGFISKWFLLNGTMEMHSTILLFIFLFSTVLNAGYFLPVAYKAFFEKEKADAHSHHYTKNIIENPFMAVPLLITATISILLGWFPGIFLHLASMVLAGF, encoded by the coding sequence ATGGAATATTTACCTCTGATTATTATATTAACTCCATTACTTGCAATACCTTTTATTTTTTACTGTGGTGAGAAAAATCGAAATCTAAGAGAATTTTGGTCGGTATTAGCTGGTGTAATAATGTTTTTGCTTGTTTTATCTCTTTTACCATCTGTTTTACAGGGGAAAGATTACCATATTACTTTATTCCAACTCCTGCCTGGAATCTCTTTTTCATTCAGGGTTGACGCCTTAGGCTTTCTTTTCGCTGTGGGCGCATCTTTCTTGTGGATCTTGACGACCTTTTACTCTATTGGGTATATGCGAGGTCACAAAGAGCTCAACCAAACAAGGTATTTTTCATTTTTTGCAGTAGCTCTTTCAACCACAATGGGCGTGGCCTTTTCTGCCAACTTGTTTTCAATGTTTCTCTTTTACGAGGCATTGACTCTTGCAACTTATCCCTTAGTCGGTCACGGAACAGACGATGAGTCCAAAAGAGGCTCAAGAAAATATGTTATATATCTTTTGGGAGCAGCTAAGCTTCTTTTGGTTGCGGCGATTGTTATAACCTATAACCTTGCAGGCACTTTAGAGTTTCATTATGGCGGCATCTTCCCTCAGGCAGCTATTGCCCAGAAATTTTTACTCTCAATATTATATCTAATGTTTATATATGGCTTTGCGAAATGCGCTATTATGCCTCTTCACGGTTGGCTGCCTGCTGCTATGGTAGCTCCCACTCCCGTTAGCGCCCTTCTTCACGCTGTGGCAGTCGTAAAGACTGGTGTATTTACAGTGCTAAGAGTTACGCTTTTTATATTCGGCGCACAAACCCTAACCACCCTTTGGGGGAGAGATGTGGCAATTTTTATGGCAGCATTTACTATAACTCTGGCGTCTATCATAGCTCTTACGAGAGACAACCTGAAGGCAAGACTTGCGTATTCGACTATAAGTCAGCTCTCTTATATTCTATTGGGCGCATTTATGCTGACACCAAGCGCTATTATGGGCAGCATATTTCATATCACTACTCACGCTTTTGCTAAGATTACTTTATTCTTCTGCGCTGGTTCTATCATAGTTTGCTCACATAAAACTGAGGTTAGCCAGCTGAGCGGTCTTGCCAAGAGAATGCCTATAACTATGACTGCGTTTTTTATAGGCTCTTTAAGCATGATAGGCATTCCTTCATCTGGCGGCTTTATATCGAAGTGGTTTCTTTTAAACGGTACTATGGAAATGCACTCTACAATTCTCTTGTTCATATTCCTTTTCAGTACGGTATTGAACGCTGGATATTTTCTGCCTGTGGCTTATAAGGCATTCTTTGAAAAGGAGAAGGCGGATGCGCACTCTCATCACTATACGAAAAACATTATAGAAAATCCCTTTATGGCTGTGCCATTACTTATAACGGCTACAATCAGCATTTTGTTAGGTTGGTTCCCTGGCATATTTTTACATCTTGCAAGTATGGTTCTCGCGGGGTTCTAA
- the nuoK gene encoding NADH-quinone oxidoreductase subunit NuoK, which translates to MVPLNAYLILAAIIFAIGLIGFMTRRSIIMMLLCIELMLNAVNITLISLSHYMQDFMGQVIALLIIANAGAGMATGLALLINAYRLKKTVKIDLFRNLRG; encoded by the coding sequence ATGGTGCCATTAAACGCATATCTAATACTAGCTGCTATTATTTTCGCTATAGGTTTGATTGGCTTTATGACGAGGAGAAGCATTATTATGATGCTCCTTTGCATAGAACTTATGCTGAACGCCGTAAACATAACCCTGATCTCTTTAAGTCATTACATGCAAGACTTTATGGGCCAGGTTATCGCTCTTTTGATTATCGCTAATGCAGGCGCAGGTATGGCTACAGGTCTAGCCTTACTGATAAATGCATATAGACTGAAGAAGACCGTGAAGATAGATCTTTTTAGGAATTTGAGAGGTTAA
- a CDS encoding NADH-quinone oxidoreductase subunit J, which produces MSIPILFFSYFALASIVLSLIVVTRKNYIHAVLWTLLLFIHISGIYLFLNAEFFAMIQMIVYAGAILVMLIFVIMLLNVRHEDHLSDLSSLSIPKIFFVFCVFGILALALQASYLNTIGKFSIDVVNTFSDAKLLGQVFYSEANLPLIIMGVVLFVPMIAAIVLAGKRSDE; this is translated from the coding sequence ATGAGTATACCTATATTATTTTTTTCATATTTTGCCCTAGCCTCTATAGTTCTGTCTCTTATTGTTGTGACTAGAAAGAATTATATTCATGCAGTTTTGTGGACTCTTCTTCTTTTTATTCACATTTCGGGCATATATCTTTTTTTGAACGCTGAGTTTTTTGCTATGATTCAGATGATAGTATATGCCGGAGCGATACTTGTAATGCTGATTTTTGTAATAATGCTCTTAAACGTAAGACATGAGGATCATCTTAGCGATCTTAGCTCTTTATCAATTCCCAAGATATTCTTTGTTTTTTGCGTTTTTGGCATATTGGCTCTAGCTCTTCAAGCATCTTATCTAAATACTATTGGCAAGTTTTCTATAGATGTTGTAAACACCTTTTCAGATGCAAAGCTTTTGGGTCAGGTTTTCTATTCTGAGGCCAACTTGCCGCTTATTATTATGGGCGTAGTGCTGTTTGTTCCAATGATTGCTGCTATTGTATTGGCCGGAAAAAGGAGTGATGAATAA
- the nuoH gene encoding NADH-quinone oxidoreductase subunit NuoH, which yields MILSIIILIIEVAVVLGVLLLHVAYAVYFERKILGHIQARLGPTEVGPLGLFQPFADLVKLFFKEDNIPFGADKFLFTAAPVIVVTCVMTSFSVLPFAAGWVLANINVGLLFILAMSSLGVYGIIIAGWSSNSKYAFLGALRSSAQIISYEIPMGIALLAVLIMTGSLNLSDIVYAQDKLPWGMFIFPQIIGFFVFLVCALAETNRTPFDLPEAETELVAGYLTEYSGFRWGLFFLAEYSAMYVMSSMLTICFLGGWTLPPFLTNLLPVLNLVPGIIWFLLKVYAIMFFYIWVRGTVPRYRFDQLLKIGWKLLLPLSLTNLFIIMIIKKVFMP from the coding sequence ATGATTTTAAGCATTATTATTTTAATTATTGAAGTTGCAGTAGTATTGGGCGTTTTGCTGCTGCATGTAGCCTATGCAGTTTACTTTGAAAGAAAAATATTAGGTCATATTCAGGCAAGACTAGGTCCTACGGAAGTGGGTCCTCTTGGTTTGTTTCAGCCATTTGCAGACCTGGTAAAGTTATTTTTCAAAGAAGACAATATTCCATTCGGAGCTGACAAATTCTTGTTTACCGCGGCTCCTGTAATAGTGGTAACCTGTGTAATGACATCTTTTTCAGTGCTTCCATTTGCTGCAGGATGGGTTTTGGCAAATATTAACGTAGGCCTGTTGTTTATTCTCGCAATGAGCTCTCTGGGGGTATACGGAATAATTATCGCAGGTTGGTCGTCTAACTCAAAATACGCCTTTTTAGGTGCGCTTAGATCTAGCGCACAAATAATAAGTTATGAAATACCTATGGGCATTGCTCTTCTTGCTGTGTTGATTATGACTGGGTCGCTCAATCTCTCTGATATTGTATACGCACAGGACAAGCTTCCTTGGGGTATGTTTATCTTCCCGCAGATTATTGGCTTCTTTGTTTTTCTCGTTTGCGCCTTAGCTGAGACGAACAGAACTCCTTTCGATCTCCCTGAGGCTGAGACAGAATTGGTTGCTGGATATTTAACAGAATACTCTGGGTTTAGATGGGGTCTTTTTTTCCTTGCAGAATATTCAGCAATGTACGTTATGTCCTCAATGCTCACCATCTGTTTCTTGGGGGGCTGGACTCTACCACCTTTTTTGACAAATCTTTTACCCGTCTTAAACTTAGTGCCGGGCATTATCTGGTTCTTGCTAAAAGTTTATGCAATTATGTTTTTCTATATATGGGTAAGAGGTACCGTTCCAAGATACAGATTCGATCAACTGCTAAAAATTGGCTGGAAACTTCTTTTGCCTCTTAGCCTTACAAACTTGTTTATTATTATGATAATAAAGAAGGTGTTCATGCCATGA
- a CDS encoding NADH-quinone oxidoreductase subunit C — MTIEEILDVVKGEFKDRILSDEVKFDQLNISVPKDDNTEVILFLKEHEGLKFDHLADLCGVDYFKSRDIRYEVVYNLYSINFKHRIRVKIQVPEDDMEVNSLTCIFKGADWHECECFDMFGIQFRGHPHLKRVFMPENWVGYPLKKDYPLKGIGVWEDHEKLLKKVESLSKFEIRRGG; from the coding sequence ATGACTATAGAAGAAATTTTGGATGTAGTAAAAGGGGAATTTAAAGACAGAATATTGTCTGACGAAGTGAAATTCGATCAACTAAATATCAGCGTTCCCAAGGATGACAACACAGAAGTAATTCTCTTTTTGAAAGAGCATGAAGGTTTAAAATTCGATCACCTTGCTGATCTGTGTGGGGTGGACTATTTTAAATCAAGAGATATTAGATATGAAGTAGTTTATAACCTTTACTCAATTAATTTTAAGCACAGAATTAGAGTAAAGATTCAGGTTCCAGAAGATGATATGGAAGTAAATAGCCTAACCTGTATTTTTAAAGGGGCAGATTGGCACGAATGCGAGTGCTTTGATATGTTTGGTATACAATTTAGAGGCCATCCTCACCTCAAACGCGTTTTTATGCCTGAGAACTGGGTTGGTTATCCCTTGAAAAAGGATTATCCACTCAAAGGCATAGGGGTTTGGGAAGACCACGAAAAGCTTCTTAAAAAAGTGGAAAGCCTCTCTAAATTTGAAATCAGGAGAGGAGGTTAG
- a CDS encoding NADH-quinone oxidoreductase subunit A, whose product MTPGSYVPTGYLPIVFMMIAAFLFAIGILISGSFLRPKRSYSESMIPYESGNDPVGETGERFSVKFYVIAMLFVVFDVEIAFLYPWAINFDNISSVAMISVLIFIAILIAGYIYDWKKGAFDMYHRRKRR is encoded by the coding sequence ATGACACCAGGATCGTATGTTCCAACAGGATATTTACCAATTGTATTTATGATGATTGCTGCTTTTCTTTTTGCAATTGGCATTTTAATTTCTGGAAGCTTTCTAAGACCAAAAAGAAGCTATTCTGAATCGATGATTCCTTATGAATCAGGAAACGATCCAGTGGGTGAAACTGGTGAGAGATTTTCTGTGAAATTTTATGTAATCGCTATGCTGTTTGTAGTATTTGACGTGGAGATTGCATTTCTTTATCCTTGGGCGATAAACTTTGACAATATTTCTTCTGTAGCTATGATTAGCGTTTTGATATTCATAGCAATACTTATTGCTGGTTATATTTATGATTGGAAAAAGGGTGCGTTTGATATGTATCACAGGAGGAAGAGGCGATGA
- a CDS encoding NADH-quinone oxidoreductase subunit I, with amino-acid sequence MKIQKLIRDVLLIEWFRGLSVTFKTMLVKPVTRLYPHVKRQPFPGFRGRQALVRDPEKLKERCIMCLRCKTVCPSNCISIEVGKDENNTRVLKEYSIDATRCIYCAYCVEVCPVNALVLTEEYEYLGDKRSDLFFKKEKLLSDWDEFLTNYPGDSYFNKFWRPPGMPEKMLTPQKRNEKPIEIKKKNEEIAS; translated from the coding sequence ATGAAGATACAGAAATTAATTAGAGACGTTTTGTTAATCGAATGGTTTAGGGGGCTTTCTGTTACGTTTAAGACCATGTTAGTAAAGCCTGTTACAAGACTCTATCCGCATGTGAAAAGGCAGCCATTTCCAGGTTTTAGGGGTAGACAGGCTCTAGTAAGAGACCCCGAGAAGCTTAAAGAGAGATGCATTATGTGCCTGAGATGTAAGACAGTATGCCCATCTAATTGCATTAGCATTGAGGTTGGCAAGGATGAGAACAATACAAGGGTATTAAAAGAATATTCTATAGATGCCACCAGATGTATTTACTGTGCTTATTGCGTGGAGGTTTGCCCGGTAAACGCTCTAGTGTTAACTGAGGAATATGAATATCTTGGGGACAAAAGGTCAGATCTGTTTTTTAAAAAAGAAAAATTATTGTCAGATTGGGATGAATTTTTAACTAATTACCCAGGTGATTCTTATTTTAATAAGTTCTGGAGACCGCCTGGAATGCCAGAAAAAATGCTCACACCTCAAAAAAGAAATGAGAAACCAATCGAGATTAAGAAAAAAAATGAGGAGATAGCGTCATGA
- a CDS encoding NADH-quinone oxidoreductase subunit D has protein sequence MGSMEVKEIKEQILTTQNVCILPEVEENLETKEMILNMGPQHPATHGVLRLVLRLDGEEIVGMEPHIGYLHRGIEKLMESKTYAQALPLTDRLDYISSPANNTAYAIAIEKLFGIEAPIRAKFIRTIFCEMARISSHLLWLATHALDIGAMTIFTYCFREREWLLDLFEMTVGARLLTNFARIGGVRCDISPEFVQGLRDFTKEFPSRVQEYETLLTKNPIWMERTIDIAQISGEDALSWGLTGPCLRGSGVDYDLRRDCPYDAYPYVKFYVPLGENGDVYDRYLCRMEELRQSNEMLKQLLDQLPEGEIISDDAPDFVIPTPPRQVEGAGSAASAFITLSKERKMINTGDLYSAVEVPKGELGIYVVSDGSGKPYRLRLRTPSFVHIAAMPALSVGHMVADIIAIIGSIDIVLGESDK, from the coding sequence ATGGGGAGCATGGAGGTAAAGGAAATCAAAGAACAAATCTTAACTACCCAGAACGTTTGCATACTTCCAGAGGTTGAAGAAAATCTGGAAACAAAAGAGATGATCCTTAATATGGGTCCTCAGCACCCTGCAACTCACGGCGTGCTAAGATTGGTACTCAGACTGGACGGCGAAGAAATAGTCGGTATGGAACCTCATATAGGATATCTGCACAGAGGGATTGAAAAGTTAATGGAGAGCAAGACCTATGCTCAGGCTCTTCCTCTTACAGATAGGCTTGACTACATATCTAGCCCTGCAAATAACACTGCTTATGCTATTGCAATCGAGAAATTGTTTGGTATAGAAGCTCCAATAAGAGCGAAATTTATAAGAACCATATTTTGTGAAATGGCAAGAATTTCCAGCCACCTACTTTGGCTTGCTACCCATGCACTCGATATAGGAGCTATGACGATTTTTACCTATTGTTTTAGAGAAAGGGAATGGCTCTTAGATCTATTTGAGATGACTGTTGGAGCAAGGCTTCTAACAAATTTTGCAAGGATTGGCGGAGTTAGGTGTGACATTAGTCCTGAATTCGTTCAGGGTCTAAGAGATTTTACAAAAGAATTTCCTTCAAGGGTACAAGAATACGAAACTCTTCTGACTAAGAATCCAATATGGATGGAAAGAACTATCGATATTGCACAGATTTCAGGTGAAGATGCTCTTAGCTGGGGGCTGACAGGCCCTTGCCTTAGAGGATCAGGGGTTGATTATGATCTCAGAAGAGATTGCCCGTATGACGCATATCCATATGTAAAATTTTATGTACCGCTTGGCGAAAATGGCGATGTTTACGACAGATATCTTTGTAGAATGGAAGAATTAAGGCAGTCCAATGAAATGCTAAAACAGCTCTTAGATCAGCTACCAGAAGGCGAAATAATTTCAGATGACGCGCCGGACTTTGTGATTCCTACCCCTCCCAGACAGGTTGAGGGAGCTGGGAGTGCTGCAAGCGCTTTTATAACGCTCTCGAAAGAGAGAAAGATGATAAATACGGGTGATTTGTACAGCGCAGTAGAGGTGCCTAAGGGAGAGCTTGGCATCTATGTTGTAAGTGACGGCTCTGGAAAGCCATATAGGCTCAGGCTCAGAACGCCCTCATTTGTTCATATTGCTGCAATGCCTGCCCTTTCTGTCGGCCATATGGTGGCAGATATTATTGCTATTATAGGGTCTATTGATATCGTCTTAGGGGAGTCGGATAAATGA
- a CDS encoding NADH-quinone oxidoreductase subunit B family protein, with translation MNENGVKDREIEIADGVKAIPEANVIVSPIDKAINWVVNWGRVSSLWPMTFGLACCAIEMMAVGAPHNDLDRFGILFRASPRQADLMIVAGTVTLKMAPVLRRVYDQMPQPRYVISMGSCANSGGVFNTYSVLQGVDQIVPVDVYLPGCPPRPEALLHALLYLQQKIKKEGLVWGAWR, from the coding sequence ATGAACGAAAACGGGGTGAAGGACAGAGAAATAGAAATTGCTGATGGAGTTAAAGCTATTCCAGAAGCAAATGTTATTGTATCCCCAATTGACAAGGCTATAAATTGGGTAGTCAACTGGGGAAGGGTATCGTCGCTATGGCCAATGACGTTTGGCCTTGCATGTTGTGCAATTGAGATGATGGCTGTGGGAGCCCCACACAACGATCTTGATAGGTTTGGAATTCTTTTTAGAGCATCTCCTAGGCAGGCCGATCTTATGATTGTTGCTGGAACGGTAACATTGAAAATGGCTCCTGTTTTAAGAAGGGTTTACGATCAGATGCCACAGCCAAGATATGTGATATCAATGGGCAGTTGTGCAAACAGCGGCGGAGTTTTTAACACGTATTCGGTTTTACAGGGCGTAGATCAAATCGTTCCTGTGGACGTCTATCTTCCAGGCTGTCCACCAAGACCAGAGGCACTACTGCATGCTCTTTTGTATCTCCAACAGAAAATAAAAAAGGAAGGTTTGGTATGGGGAGCATGGAGGTAA
- a CDS encoding 4Fe-4S dicluster domain-containing protein, with product MGKYYIFQDQKRCIGCYACELHCKTKNNAPEGAKLCRIVPTGPQVVKGVPRMHFVFMPCFHCEKPWCVYACPTGAMIKRSKDGIVYVKEDLCIGCKNCITACPWGVPQWNSEKGKVMKCDYCMDRIDQGLQPACVTGCTTGALKFISPSEASQVKREKFAKDISPLKK from the coding sequence GTGGGAAAATATTATATATTTCAAGATCAGAAAAGGTGTATAGGATGTTATGCTTGCGAGCTTCATTGCAAGACCAAAAATAACGCTCCAGAAGGCGCCAAGCTTTGCAGGATAGTGCCTACGGGTCCCCAGGTGGTAAAGGGAGTCCCAAGGATGCACTTTGTGTTTATGCCCTGCTTTCACTGTGAAAAGCCATGGTGCGTGTACGCCTGTCCCACTGGGGCGATGATAAAAAGATCAAAAGATGGTATTGTATATGTAAAAGAAGATCTTTGTATTGGATGTAAGAATTGTATTACCGCGTGTCCCTGGGGTGTGCCTCAATGGAATTCAGAAAAGGGTAAGGTGATGAAATGCGATTATTGCATGGACAGAATCGATCAAGGGTTGCAGCCTGCATGTGTTACAGGTTGCACTACCGGTGCATTGAAATTTATTTCTCCGAGCGAGGCTTCTCAAGTTAAGCGAGAAAAGTTTGCAAAGGACATATCTCCTTTGAAAAAATAG